A region of Blastocatellia bacterium DNA encodes the following proteins:
- a CDS encoding 3-oxoacyl-[acyl-carrier-protein] synthase III C-terminal domain-containing protein produces MAGITRFGAYIPYYRLTHKDIARAWGGRAGDAERAVAAADEDSITMAVEAVRDLLAGRAAGDVDGLIFASTTSPYAEKQASALVATVTDLRHDVRSADHTSSLRAATSALNAALDTVAAGSASRIIVTAADTRLGAPRSMNERLFGDAAAAIEVGRDGVIANLLAAHSTVDEMTDLWRKPGEPFVAGWEERFAITQGYQRVVRQTVSELFERTGIGPAEISKAIFYAPDPGSLAGVAKGLGLKAEQIPDHLLTSVGNSGAAMPALVLSSVLEQAEAGDKLLVVGYGSGADALLFEVTEEIAREQAVARRGVRGYLVSKASLESYERYMKFRELVETEAPRRQMPSASATQIWRNRDDIYRFYGHRCLNCGKVQYPRQRLCIACQARDQFETLRLADKQAAVFTFTVDFLNADPDPPTVMTVVDFEGGGRAYLQMTDRNPAEVRIEQRVEMTFRRMYEAEGFTNYYWKCRPIR; encoded by the coding sequence ATGGCAGGCATCACTCGATTCGGCGCATACATTCCTTATTACCGGCTCACTCACAAAGACATCGCCCGCGCCTGGGGCGGTCGCGCCGGCGACGCGGAGCGTGCCGTCGCCGCCGCCGACGAGGACTCGATCACCATGGCCGTCGAAGCCGTGCGCGATCTGCTCGCCGGGCGCGCGGCCGGCGACGTGGACGGCTTGATCTTCGCCAGCACGACTTCGCCTTACGCCGAAAAGCAGGCGTCGGCGCTCGTCGCCACGGTCACAGACCTGCGCCACGACGTGCGTAGCGCAGATCACACCAGCTCGCTGCGGGCGGCGACCTCGGCGCTCAATGCGGCGCTCGATACGGTTGCCGCCGGGTCGGCTTCGCGCATCATCGTCACGGCTGCCGACACGCGGCTCGGCGCGCCACGCTCAATGAATGAACGCCTGTTCGGTGATGCGGCGGCGGCGATAGAAGTCGGGCGCGATGGCGTCATCGCCAATCTGCTCGCCGCGCATTCGACGGTTGACGAAATGACAGACCTCTGGCGCAAGCCGGGCGAGCCGTTCGTCGCCGGCTGGGAAGAACGCTTTGCCATCACGCAAGGCTATCAGCGCGTGGTGCGGCAGACGGTCAGCGAGCTGTTCGAGCGCACAGGCATCGGCCCCGCCGAAATCTCCAAAGCCATCTTTTATGCGCCCGATCCTGGCTCGCTGGCCGGCGTTGCGAAGGGGCTGGGGCTCAAGGCCGAACAGATCCCCGACCACCTGCTCACGTCGGTCGGCAACAGCGGCGCGGCGATGCCGGCGCTCGTCCTGTCGTCGGTCCTTGAGCAGGCCGAGGCCGGCGACAAGCTGCTCGTGGTCGGTTACGGCTCAGGCGCCGACGCCTTGTTGTTTGAAGTGACCGAAGAGATCGCGCGCGAACAGGCAGTGGCGCGGCGCGGCGTGCGCGGCTACCTGGTGTCGAAGGCGAGCCTTGAAAGTTATGAGCGCTACATGAAATTTCGCGAGCTGGTCGAGACCGAAGCGCCGCGCCGCCAGATGCCTTCGGCGTCGGCGACGCAAATCTGGCGCAACCGCGACGACATCTATCGCTTCTATGGCCACCGCTGCTTGAACTGCGGCAAGGTGCAATACCCGCGCCAGCGACTCTGCATCGCCTGTCAGGCGCGGGACCAGTTTGAAACCTTGCGGCTTGCGGATAAGCAAGCCGCGGTCTTTACCTTCACCGTAGATTTTCTCAATGCCGACCCCGACCCGCCGACGGTGATGACGGTCGTTGATTTCGAGGGCGGCGGGCGCGCCTACTTGCAGATGACCGACCGCAACCCGGCAGAGGTGCGTATCGAGCAAAGGGTCGAGATGACCTTCCGCCGCATGTACGAAGCCGAAGGCTTCACCAACTATTACTGGAAGTGCCGCCCGATCAGATAA